GCCACCGGCTGCGGCCGCCTGTTCGAGGGCACGCCCGCGCAGATGCGGCTGTCGCTGTCCAAGCTGGCCGCGCTGCCGCCCGACACGCGCGTGTACTGCGCACACGAATACACCGCCGCGAATGTGCGTTTCGCGCGCGTGGTCGAACCGGGCAACGCCGCGCTGGCGGCATGGGAAGACGAAGTCGCCTCCCTGCGCACCGACGGGCGCGCGACCGTGCCGACCACGGTCGGCCACGAGCGCGCGACCAATCCCTTCATGCGATCGAACGAGCCCGCCGTGGTGGCCTCGGTGGCGCAGCATGCCGGTATCGGAGCCGACGATCCGGTGGCCGTTTTCGCGGCGCTGCGCGAATGGAAAAACGGATTTCGCTGAGCCGGCGCGCCAAAAGGTGCGCTAGGCGACGCTTTTTCTCGGCGTGAACGGTCCCATGCCGGGTGAAAGCGGGTTGACGCGGCGGAATGCCTTCCATACCATCGGGGGCAATTTTTGGTACCAACCCCTCAGAACTTGATGCGATCCGTGCGACTTCTCGCGGCATCTGTGTTCAGTCTGCTTCTGGCAGCCTGTGCCACGGGCCCCGCTCCGAATGCCGACACCGCCAGCACAAGCGCCGTTTCCTCCACGTCCGGCAAAGATGCGCCGGTCGTTAATGTCGATCAGCAGCCCGTGGCCTCCCTCAAGGGGCCGGCCAAGGACCTGTGGGCGCGCATCCGCCAAGGTTTCTCCATGCCCGACCTGCAGAGTTCGGCCGTGGACGACCGCGCCGACTGGTATGCCCAGCGCCCCGAGGCGTTCCGCCGCATGGTGGACCGCTCCAACCGCTACCTGTATCACATCGTCGAGGAACTCGAACGGCGCAACATGCCCACCGAACTGGCCCTGCTGCCGTTCGTGGAGAGCGCGTTCAACCCGCAGGCGGTCTCCAGCGCCAAGGCGGCCGGTATGTGGCAGTTCATCCCGAGCACCGGCAAGACCTACAACCTCCGGCAAAACGTTTTCCAGGACGAGCGCCGCGACGTGCTGGCCTCGACCGATGCCGCGCTGGACTACCTGTCCAAGCTGCACGACCAGTTCGGCGACTGGCAACTGGCGCTGGCCGCCTACAACTGGGGCGAGGGCGCGGTGGCGCGGGCGATCGCGCGCAACCAGGCGGCCGGGCTGTCGGCCGACTACCTCAACCTGAACATGCCCGCCGAGACGCGCATGTACGTGCCCAAGCTCCAGGCGATCAAGAACATCATCACCAGCCCGGAGCGCTATGGCATCACGTTGCCGGACATCCCCAACCACCCGTACTTCGTCACCGTCACCACCTCGCGCGATATCGACGTGACGCTGGCGGCGCGGCTGGCCAACCTGCCGATCGACGAGTTCAAGGCGCTGAATCCGTCGTTCAACCGGCCGGTCATCCTGGGCGCGTCCAACCCGCAGATCCTGCTGCCGTACGACAACGCCGAGACATTCCAGTACAACCTCAACACCTATCGTGGCGGGCTGTCGAGCTGGACTGCCGTTACGGTCGGCAACCGCGAGCGCGTCGAGGCGCTGGCCGCGCGGCTCAAGGTCGATCCGGACACCATCCGCGAGATCAACCGCATTCCCAAGGGCATGCGCCTGAAGGCCGGCTCCACCGTGGTGGTGCCGCGCGCCGAGGATGCCAAGGAGGACGCCCCCGACATCAGCCCCGAGCTGGCCGAGAACGCCACCATGACGGTCGAGCCCGACGTGCCCGACCTGCGCCGCGTGGTGGTGCGCGCCGGCAGGCGGGATACGCTGGCGGGCCTGTCGCACCGCTATGGCGTGTCGGTGGCGCAGCTGCGCGCGTGGAACCAGCTGTCCGGAGACGCGATCCCGAAGGGGCGCAACGTGGTCCTGATGCTGCCGCAGGCGCGCTCGGGCGCTCAGGTGCGCGCGGTGCGGGTCTCGGCGATGTCGCGTCCCGTGGCATCGGCGGTGCGGGTGCCGGTGGCGAAGGTGGCCGGCAAGCCGGTGGCCAGGGCCAAGCCCGTGGCAAGCGCGTCGGCCAAGCGCAGGAAGCGCTGAGGCTGGCAACGCAACGGCGTCCCGCGGGGCGCCGTTTTGTTTTTGGGCAGCGGTCAGTCTTGCGTAAGCCGGCGCCCGCACAGTAGGCGCACATCGCACACAGAAGCAGAGCCCGCGCCGCCGCCGCCGCGGGCCGGCCAGGAGACAACGCCATGCCCATGTCCGACGCCTATCGCGCGCTGTACCAGCGTTCCATCGACGATCCCGCCGCCTTCTGGGGCGAGCAGGCGCAGCGCATCGACTGGCAGACGCCCTACGCCGCCGTGCTCGACGATGCGCGGCTGCCGTTCGCGCGCTGGTTCGTCGGCGGGCGCACCAACCTGTGCCACAACGCCGTCGACCGCCATCTCGCCACGCGCGGCGAGCAGGCCGCGCTGGTGTATGTCTCCACCGAGACCGGCATCGAGACGACCTACACGTACCGAGCGCTGCATCGCGAGGTCAACCGCATGGCGGCGTGCCTGCAAGCGCTGGGCGTCAGGCGCGGCGATCGCGTGCTGATCTACCTCCCGATGATCCCGGAAGCGGCGTTCGCCATGCTGGCCTGCGCGCGCATCGGCGCGATCCATTCGGTGGTGTTCGGCGGCTTCGCCTCCAATAGCCTCGCCACCCGCATCGACGACGCCACTCCGCGCGTCATCGTCAGCGCCGACGCCGGCTCGCGCGGCGGCAAGGTGGTCGAATACAAGCCGCTGCTCGATGCCGCCATCGACCTCGCCGTGCACAAGCCGGCGCACGTCCTGCTGGTCGACCGCAAACTTGCCCCGATGCAGCACCGGCCGCACGACATTGACTACGCCGCGCTGGCCCGGCAGCACACCCACGCCGACGTGCCGTGCGAATGGATGGAGTCGAACGAGCCGTCCTACATCCTCTACACCTCGGGCACCACCGGCAAGCCCAAGGGCGTGCAGCGCGACACCGGCGGCTACGCGGTGGCGCTGGCCGCGTCGATGCCGCTGATCTTCGGCGCGCAGGCGGGCGACACCATGTTCACCGCGTCGGACGTCGGCTGGGTGGTCGGCCACAGCTACATCGTCTACGCGCCGCTGCTGGCGGGGCTTGCCACCGTGATGTACGAGGGCACGCCGGTCCGCCCCGACGGCGCCATCTGGTGGCGCATCGTCGAGCAATACCGCGTCAACGTGATGTTCACCGCGCCCACGGCCATCCGCGTGCTGAAGAAGCAGGATCCGGCGCTGCTGCGGCGGCATGACCTGTCCAGCCTGCGGCGCCTGTTCCTGGCCGGCGAGCCGCTCGACGAGCCCACCGCGCGCTGGATCGGCGACGCGCTCGGCAAGCCCATCATCGACAACTACTGGCAGACAGAGACCGGCTGGCCGATGCTGGCGATCCCGCAGGGCGTGGCGCCCTCGACGCCCAAGCTGGGCTCGCCCGGCTTCCCGGTCTACGGATACCGGCTCGACATCCTCGACGAGGCGACGGGCCAGCCCTGCGCGCCGGGCGAAAAGGGCCTGCTGGCCGTCGCCGCGCCGCTGCCGCCGGGCTGCATGAGCACCGTGTGGGGCGACGATGCACGCTTCCTCAAGACGTACTGGTCCGCCTTCCCCGGGCGCCCGCTCTATTCCAGCTTCGACTGGGGCGTGCGCGATGAAGCGGGCTACATCACCATCCTCGGCCGCACCGATGACGTGATCAACGTGGCCGGCCATCGCCTGGGCACGCGCGAGATCGAAGAGAGCCTGTCGTCGCATCCGGCGATCGCCGAGGTGGCGGTGGTGGGTGTGGCCGATCCGCTGAAGGGGCAGGTGGCGATGGGGTTTGCCATCGTGCGCGATGCGGCCCGCGTTGCCGAGCCGGCTGGCCGCATGGCGCTGGAGGGCGAACTGATGCGCACGGTGGAGGGGCAGTTGGGCGCCGTGGCGCGGCCGTCGCGCGTGTTCTTCGTCAACGCG
The sequence above is a segment of the Ralstonia nicotianae genome. Coding sequences within it:
- the prpE gene encoding propionate--CoA ligase is translated as MPMSDAYRALYQRSIDDPAAFWGEQAQRIDWQTPYAAVLDDARLPFARWFVGGRTNLCHNAVDRHLATRGEQAALVYVSTETGIETTYTYRALHREVNRMAACLQALGVRRGDRVLIYLPMIPEAAFAMLACARIGAIHSVVFGGFASNSLATRIDDATPRVIVSADAGSRGGKVVEYKPLLDAAIDLAVHKPAHVLLVDRKLAPMQHRPHDIDYAALARQHTHADVPCEWMESNEPSYILYTSGTTGKPKGVQRDTGGYAVALAASMPLIFGAQAGDTMFTASDVGWVVGHSYIVYAPLLAGLATVMYEGTPVRPDGAIWWRIVEQYRVNVMFTAPTAIRVLKKQDPALLRRHDLSSLRRLFLAGEPLDEPTARWIGDALGKPIIDNYWQTETGWPMLAIPQGVAPSTPKLGSPGFPVYGYRLDILDEATGQPCAPGEKGLLAVAAPLPPGCMSTVWGDDARFLKTYWSAFPGRPLYSSFDWGVRDEAGYITILGRTDDVINVAGHRLGTREIEESLSSHPAIAEVAVVGVADPLKGQVAMGFAIVRDAARVAEPAGRMALEGELMRTVEGQLGAVARPSRVFFVNALPKTRSGKLLRRAMQAVAEGRDPGDLTTIEDPTALAQVREAMQA
- a CDS encoding transglycosylase SLT domain-containing protein; this translates as MRSVRLLAASVFSLLLAACATGPAPNADTASTSAVSSTSGKDAPVVNVDQQPVASLKGPAKDLWARIRQGFSMPDLQSSAVDDRADWYAQRPEAFRRMVDRSNRYLYHIVEELERRNMPTELALLPFVESAFNPQAVSSAKAAGMWQFIPSTGKTYNLRQNVFQDERRDVLASTDAALDYLSKLHDQFGDWQLALAAYNWGEGAVARAIARNQAAGLSADYLNLNMPAETRMYVPKLQAIKNIITSPERYGITLPDIPNHPYFVTVTTSRDIDVTLAARLANLPIDEFKALNPSFNRPVILGASNPQILLPYDNAETFQYNLNTYRGGLSSWTAVTVGNRERVEALAARLKVDPDTIREINRIPKGMRLKAGSTVVVPRAEDAKEDAPDISPELAENATMTVEPDVPDLRRVVVRAGRRDTLAGLSHRYGVSVAQLRAWNQLSGDAIPKGRNVVLMLPQARSGAQVRAVRVSAMSRPVASAVRVPVAKVAGKPVARAKPVASASAKRRKR